Proteins encoded by one window of Burkholderia plantarii:
- a CDS encoding DODA-type extradiol aromatic ring-opening family dioxygenase, with product MNRLPSLYLSHGAPTLPIDPSLPAPAFTRLGAELPRPRAVLMLSAHWCTLAPVASVATRPETIHDFHGFPRALYELRYPAPGAPELARQAAALLGEAGIATATTEYGLDHGAWVPMLLMFPEADIPVAQLSIQPRSDAAHHFRVGRALRSLRDEGVMVIGSGQITHNLREADFGATPADADPRVDEFTGWFEERLAQRDIDALLDYRRQAPHAVRMHPSDEHLLPVFAALGAADDDYRLGIQALGTYQRVLAMTNYVFAPGAA from the coding sequence ATGAACCGCCTGCCCTCGCTCTACCTGTCCCACGGCGCGCCGACGCTGCCGATCGATCCGTCGCTGCCGGCCCCGGCCTTCACGCGGCTGGGCGCCGAGCTGCCGCGCCCGCGCGCGGTGCTGATGCTGTCGGCGCACTGGTGTACGCTCGCGCCGGTCGCCAGCGTCGCGACGCGGCCCGAGACGATCCACGATTTTCACGGCTTCCCGCGCGCGCTCTACGAATTGCGCTACCCGGCGCCCGGCGCGCCCGAGCTGGCCCGCCAGGCGGCGGCGCTGCTCGGCGAGGCCGGCATCGCCACCGCCACCACCGAATACGGGCTCGATCACGGCGCCTGGGTGCCGATGCTGTTGATGTTTCCCGAGGCCGACATCCCCGTCGCGCAGCTGTCGATCCAGCCGCGCTCGGACGCCGCGCATCACTTTCGGGTCGGCCGCGCGCTGCGTTCGCTGCGCGACGAGGGCGTGATGGTGATCGGCTCTGGCCAGATCACGCACAACCTGCGCGAGGCCGACTTCGGCGCGACGCCGGCCGATGCCGATCCGCGCGTCGACGAATTCACGGGCTGGTTCGAGGAACGGCTCGCGCAGCGCGACATCGACGCGCTGCTCGACTATCGCCGCCAGGCGCCGCACGCGGTGCGCATGCATCCGTCCGACGAGCACCTGCTGCCGGTGTTCGCGGCGCTCGGCGCGGCCGACGACGACTACCGGCTCGGCATCCAGGCACTCGGCACCTACCAGCGCGTGCTGGCGATGACGAACTACGTGTTCGCGCCCGGCGCGGCCTGA
- a CDS encoding UbiX family flavin prenyltransferase translates to MPAGPVPPRRLIVAITGATGAVYGVRLLELLRAAGGVETHLLVSAAGWLNIQHELKLSKDEVHARADVVHAVRDVGASIASGSFATDGMVIAPCSMKTLASVAHGLSDNLVARAADVTLKERRRLVLMVRETPFNLAHLRNMTAVTEMGGVIFPPLPAFYALPASIDELVDHTVTRVIDMFGIGAARTAPWTGLPDAG, encoded by the coding sequence ATGCCGGCAGGCCCGGTGCCGCCGCGGCGCCTGATCGTCGCGATCACCGGCGCGACCGGCGCGGTCTACGGGGTTCGCCTGCTCGAACTGCTGCGCGCGGCGGGCGGCGTCGAGACCCACCTGCTCGTGTCGGCCGCCGGCTGGCTCAACATCCAGCACGAACTGAAGCTGTCGAAGGACGAGGTCCACGCGCGGGCCGACGTCGTCCATGCGGTGCGCGACGTCGGCGCCAGCATCGCCTCGGGATCGTTCGCGACCGACGGCATGGTGATCGCGCCGTGCTCGATGAAGACGCTCGCGAGCGTCGCTCACGGGCTGTCGGACAATCTCGTCGCGCGCGCGGCCGACGTCACGCTCAAGGAGCGGCGCCGGCTCGTGCTGATGGTGCGCGAAACGCCGTTCAATCTCGCCCATCTGCGCAACATGACCGCCGTTACCGAGATGGGCGGCGTGATCTTCCCGCCGCTGCCGGCGTTCTATGCCCTGCCCGCCTCGATCGACGAACTCGTCGACCATACCGTCACGCGCGTGATCGACATGTTCGGCATCGGCGCGGCGCGCACCGCGCCCTGGACCGGCCTGCCCGACGCCGGCTGA
- the grxD gene encoding Grx4 family monothiol glutaredoxin gives MDTQQRIKHIVDEHPVVLFMKGTAQFPMCGFSGRAIQVLKACGVDQIKTVNVLEDDEIRQGIKSFSNWPTIPQLYVKGEFVGGSDIMMEMYQSGELQQLFAAA, from the coding sequence ATGGATACCCAACAACGCATCAAGCATATCGTCGACGAACACCCGGTCGTCCTCTTCATGAAGGGCACCGCCCAGTTTCCGATGTGCGGCTTCTCGGGCCGCGCGATCCAGGTCCTGAAGGCCTGCGGCGTCGACCAGATCAAGACCGTCAACGTGCTCGAGGACGACGAAATCCGCCAGGGCATCAAGTCTTTCTCGAACTGGCCGACCATCCCCCAGCTCTACGTGAAGGGCGAGTTCGTCGGCGGTTCGGACATCATGATGGAGATGTACCAGTCGGGCGAACTGCAGCAACTGTTCGCCGCGGCCTGA